A part of Toxotes jaculatrix isolate fToxJac2 chromosome 24, fToxJac2.pri, whole genome shotgun sequence genomic DNA contains:
- the creg1 gene encoding protein CREG1 yields the protein MSAAMRVACVLLLGLLWASVSLSSSCRFRIPPHDQVARVARFIAHQCDWASMATISTHKPVVGQPFSNAFSVSDGPHGSSSGVPYMYLTRMEISVQDLEVNPVASLSMSLAQTDYCRQQGFDPQSPLCAHIILSGSVLEVNGTEAEFAKKALFSRHPEMIDWPSDHNWFFAKFNITQVWVLDYFGGVKTVTPEEYFQASPYRKHH from the exons ATGAGCGCTGCTATGCGGGTTGCGTGTGTGCTCCTCCTCGGCCTCCTGTGGGCCTCCgtctccctgtcctcctcttgCCGGTTCCGGATCCCGCCTCACGACCAGGTGGCCCGGGTCGCGCGCTTCATCGCCCATCAGTGCGACTGGGCCTCCATGGCCACCATCTCCACCCACAAGCCGGTTGTGGGGCAGCCGTTTTCCAACGCCTTTTCTGTCAGCGACGGGCCGCATGGCTCCAGCTCCGGGGTGCCTTACATGTACCTGACCCGCATGGAGATCTCTGTGCAGGACCTGGAG GTGAACCCTGTGGCGTCTCTGTCCATGTCTCTGGCTCAGACTGATTACTGCAGACAGCAGGGCTTCGACCCTCAGAGTCCCCTCTGCGCCCACATCATCCTGTCTGGATCTGTCCTCGAg GTGAATGGGACAGAGGCGGAGTTTGCGAAGAAAGCCTTGTTCAGTCGACACCCAGAGATGATCGACTGGCCGTCTGATCACAACTGGTTCTTCGCCAAGTTCAACATCACACAG GTGTGGGTGTTGGATTATTTTGGAGGGGTGAAGACTGTCACTCCAGAGGAGTACTTCCAGGCCTCACCGTACAGGAAGCACCACTGA
- the setdb2 gene encoding histone-lysine N-methyltransferase SETDB2, whose protein sequence is MEEAASDAQDVERAKQFWAEEDVDQVFNRVFAYLGHLRRVLKKNTATDKELVQALKLLESLDLSPPVSGQDSSVVQVVIGSGTVLPADFSYHSPFSCPSTSPRPASNGLSRSAAPPADREELLPPLAPIQPQYQLHTCCKACLPILSRMAQSMPLFWGQNPLNVPLLCGFKRMSAMPLMSPGNGTASASERAEPKVSEEGKEEGVEDGDVLYKAPCGQSLRNHDDVMRFLLATKSYDVLQVDFFTFNPSVRLDPPATIGPRRPEVDMSRGVEPTPVELCAGDNGARPADFRYRRDRWPHGCFLSRGPTLFNACCDCTDGCTDAERCTCIAVTRGGSCYTHHRLTEPVPAGLYECGPWCGCDRARCQNRLVQRGIRIRLQVFQTKDRGWGVRCRDDLDRGTFVCIYAGVILRRVQSPAEPPPPKLTRADLPSDDEVEVVTEWLAPPVLEGQRNLLETPPPICPPTSPPLHVPVIQRPADTNTTTITPQDRDKVAAGDQSQEKKVAVTSASPMAASVVTGHSVSGTRTETNKQRSLKRAAKVEDVYLLDASKEGNVSRFINHSCRPNLFIQNVFTDSHDPRFPTIAFFTNRVVKAGTELTWNYSADTQTVSLQKQEMPCLCRSDGCQGQFAIEENLCDVCEVKGQKATEAQ, encoded by the exons ATGGAAGAAGCAGCGTCGGATGCACAAGATGTTG AAAGAGCCAAGCAGTTCTGGGCTGAGGAGGATGTGGATCAGGTTTTTAACAGGGTTTTTGCATATCTGGGTCACCTGAGGAGAGTCCTGAAGAAGAACACGGCAACAGACAAAG AGTTGGTTCAGGCTTTGAAGCTACTGGAGTCTCTGGACTTGTCTCCTCCGGTCTCTGGTCAGGACTCCTCTGTGGTCCAGGTGGTCATTGGTTCAG GTACAGTGCTGCCTGCTGACTTCTCATACCACAGTCCTTTCTCCTGCCCCTCTACATCTCCCCGGCCTGCCTCTAATGGTCTGTCCAGGTCTGCAGCACCTCCCGCAGACAGGGAGGAGCTGCTGCCTCCCCTGGCCCCCATCCAGCCGCAGTACCAGCTCCACACCTGCTGCAAG GCATGTCTGCCCATTCTGTCCAGAATGGCCCAGTCCATGCCTCTGTTCTGGGGGCAGAACCCTCTGAACGTGCCACTGCTCTGCGGCTTTAAGAGGATGAGCGCCATGCCTCTGATGTCACCTGGAAACGGTACAGCCTCGGCCAGTGAGCGGGCGGAGCCTAAGGTCTCagaggaggggaaggaagaAGGTGTAGAGGACGGGGATGTTCTTTACAAAGCGCCGTGTGGACAGAGCCTCCGTAACCATGACGATGTGATGCGGTTCCTGTTGGCTACGAAGAGCTACGACGTCCTGCAG gTGGACTTCTTCACCTTTAACCCCTCTGTACGGTTGGACCCCCCTGCCACAATAGGCCCTCGGCGTCCAGAGGTGGACATGAGCCGTGGGGTGGAGCCCACACCGGTGGAGCTGTGCGCCGGGGATAATGGTGCCCGGCCCGCCGACTTCCGCTACAGGAGAGACCGCTGGCCGCACGGCTGCTTCCTGAGCCGCGGTCCCACGCTGTTCAACGCCTGCTGTGACTGCACCGACGGCTGCACTGATGCAGAGCGCTGCACCTGCATCGCAGTGACCAGAGGAGGGAGCTGCTACACCCATCACAGGCTGACTGAGCCTGTACCTGCAGG gctGTATGAGTGTGGTCCGTGGTGCGGTTGTGATCGGGCTCGTTGTCAGAACCGGCTGGTCCAGAGGGGGATCAGAATCCGGCTCCAGGTCTTCCAGACCAAAGACCGTGGCTGGGGTGTCCGTTGCCGTGACGACCTTGACCGTGGCACGTTCGTGTGCATCTACGCAG GTGTGATCCTGCGGAGGGTCCAGAGTCCAGCCGAGCCTCCGCCCCCGAAGCTGACGAGGGCCGACCTCCCCTCGGACGATGAGGTGGAGGTGGTCACCGAGTGGCTCGCTCCGCCAGTTTTGGAGGGGCAGAGGAACCTGTTGGAGACCCCGCCACCCATATGCCCGCCCACCTCACCCCCACTGCATGTCCCAGTGATTCAGAGACCCGCCGACACCAACACCACAACGATCACACCCCAGGACAGAGACAAGGTGGCTGCTG GTGACCAGTCTCAGGAGAAGAAGGTTGCCGTGACATCAGCCAGTCCCATGGCGGCGTCGGTGGTGACGGGCCACAGCGTGAGTGGCACCAGGACAGAAACGAACAAACAGAGGAGTTTAAAGAGAGCAGCCAAGGTGGAGGACGTTTATCTTCTGGACGCCAGCAAGGAGGGAAACGTGAGCCGCTTCATTAAT CACAGCTGCCGGCCGAACCTGTTCATCCAGAACGTCTTCACTGATTCCCACGATCCCAGATTCCCCACCATCGCCTTCTTCACCaacag GGTGGTGAAGGCCGGCACTGAGTTAACCTGGAATTACTCTGCCGACACACAGACTGTCTCgctgcagaaacaggaaatgcCCTGTCTCTGCCGTAGTGACGGTTGTCAAGGTCAGTTCGCCATCGAGGAAAACCTGTGTGACGTTTgcgaggtcaaaggtcaaaaagCGACGGAGGCCCAGTGA
- the LOC121177689 gene encoding uncharacterized protein LOC121177689 codes for MSQVRRSVSEALWAMCAADSASMPVHWYYDIHDIRKDFGGWISGFHSPRDKHPSSILSLSSTAGSGRTAWSSGGKRPDVVGSIILHDKLNLWKSSKGSVHYHQGLQAGDNTLNVVCSLRAARALVGGGFTDVSQPNARAAVLSDYVQFLTTPGTHNDTYAESFHRSFFADWQESRPTSPHHVLTFAEKRSKHKLSSSFPDSQLNAIGCLPMSLPFILLSASANEEQAVSAAVEFVKLTHPHPNVPEYVSIYSRALHAVLGGASVRQQAEHALRRLDAWDTCQSYSRKASRFPVSSEDRLRVHQSAVNYLGLACYTKGALSSMFYLAHEFHDDPRGGILANTNCGGENCNRGAALGALLGAGGSYTGAVIPQEWKDELRDAQDFIPDILKDLE; via the exons ATGTCTCAGGTGCGGCGGTCAGTGAGTGAGGCCTTGTGGGCGATGTGTGCGGCTGACTCTGCGTCCATGCCGGTCCACTGGTACTACGACATCCACGACATCAGGAAGGACTTTGGAGGCTGGATATCAGGCTTCCACTCGCCCAGGGACAAACACCCGTCCAGCATCCTCAGCCTCTCCAGCACTG CCGGCAGCGGTCGGACCGCCTGGTCCTCCGGTGGGAAGCGGCCAGATGTGGTCGGTAGCATCATCCTTCATGATAAACTGAACCTGTGGAAGTCCTCCAAAGGCTCGGTCCACTATCATCAAG GTCTTCAGGCTGGTGATAACACCCTGAACGTCGTCTGTTCCCTCCGAGCGGCTCGGGCGCTCGTCGGCGGAGGTTTCACTGACGTTTCTCAGCCAAACGCTCGGGCCGCCGTGCTGTCAGACTACGTTCAGTTCCTGACCACGCCCGGGACCCACAACGACACCTACGCCGAGTCCTTCCACCGCTCGTTCTTCGCAGACTGGCAAGAGAGCAGACCGACCTCACCCCATCac GTTCTGACGTTTGCAGAAAAACGCTCCAAACACAAGTTGAGCTCCTCGTTCCCCGACAGCCAGCTGAACGCCATCGGCTGCCTTCCCATGAGCCTCCCCTTCATCCTGTTGTCGGCCTCAGCCAATGAGGAGCAGGCT GTTTCTGCAGCAGTAGAGTTCGTGAAGCTCACCCACCCTCACCCCAACGTGCCAGAGTACGTGTCCATCTACAGCCGGGCGCTGCACGCCGTGCTGGGCGGGGCCAGCGTCCGTCAACAGGCCGAGCACGCTCTGAGGAGACTGGACGCCTGGGACACCTGCCAGAGCTACAGCCGCAAAGCCTCCAG gtttCCCGTGTCCTCTGAGGACAGACTGAGGGTCCATCAGAGCGCTGTGAACTACCTCGGCCTGGCCTGCTACACTAAAG GAGCCCTGTCCAGCATGTTCTACCTGGCTCACGAGTTTCATGACGACCCCAGAGGAGGAATCCTGGCAAACACCAACTGTGGAG GTGAGAACTGTAACCGTGGGGCAGCGTTGGGAGCCCTgctgggggcgggggggtcaTACACTGGAGCCGTCATCCCACAGGAGTGGAAGGATGAACTGAGAGACGCCCAGGACTTCATCCCCGACATCCTGAAGGACCTGGAGTGA
- the f7l gene encoding coagulation factor VII: MASVSRETRRLFVLRLLIASVLACTGLAGEVFVSRPEASVFLHRSRRANSLLEELRQGNLERECLEEKCSYEEAKEIFALPQQLEAFWRTYTAVDHCLSSPCKNGATCTRQVDTYACKCPPGFHGYNCDKVRLTSNGCRYRNGGCEHFCREFPDRSYACFCAPGYRLDQDNSTCLPEDGVPCGRPLLHFSPRVVNGKICPKGHCPWQALLTENNVYTCGAIVLSDQWVLTAAHCVWRKPVAMFHVTVGEHDREEEEKTEQRRRVLEVVIHPGYNQSSSDSDLAMLKIYRPVKLGRHVVPICLPARNSTFIRTLATVRHSTVSGWGRLAQFGPPARFLQRLVLPRVPLQECRLHTKLNITRNMLCAGHRAGGQDACEGDSGGPLVTRYKKTWFLTGVVSWGKGCANENLYGVYTRVSNFLDWIEDIMSTG, translated from the exons ATGGCGTCTGTCAGCAGAGAAACACGGCGACTGTTCGTCCTACGCCTCCTCATCGCTTCTGTCCTAGCATGCACTGGGCTTGCTGGAG AGGTGTTCGTGAGCAGACCCGAGGCCAGCGTCTTCCTGCATCGCAGTCGTCGAGCGAACTCTCTGTTGGAAGAGTTGAGACAAGGTAACCTGGAGCGAGAGTGTCTGGAGGAGAAATGCTCCTACGAGGAGGCCAAAGAGATCTTCGCTCTGCCACAACAGCTG GAGGCCTTCTGGAGGACGTACACAG CGGTGGATCACTGCCTCTCGTCTCCCTGTAAGAACGGCGCGACCTGTACTCGCCAGGTCGACACATACGCCTGCAAATGTCCACCTGGTTTCCATGGATACAACTGCGACAAAG TGCGTCTGACCTCCAATGGCTGTCGCTACAGAAACGGAGGATGTGAACATTTCTGCAGAGAGTTTCCGGATCGTTCTTACGCCTGTTTCTGTGCTCCAGGATACAGGCTGGATCAGGACAACAGCACGTGCCTGCCTGAAG ATGGAGTTCCCTGTGGAAGACCACTGCTGCATTTTAGCCCCAGGGTTGTTAACGGGAAGATCTGCCCCAAAGGACACTGTCCATGGCAG GCTCTGCTGACTGAGAATAACGTCTACACCTGCGGAGCCATCGTCCTCTCAGATCAGTGGGTTCTAACTGCAGCTCACTGCGTTTGGAGAAAACCTGTCGCCATGTTTCACGTCACTGTCG GTGAGCATGAccgagaggaggaagagaagaccGAGCAGAGGAGGCGGGTGCTCGAAGTGGTGATCCACCCCGGTTACAACCAGTCCAGCTCCGACAGCGACCTGGCCATGCTGAAGATCTACCGCCCAGTAAAACTGGGACGCCATGTGGTCCCCATTTGCCTTCCCGCCCGGAACAGCACCTTCATCAGGACGCTGGCGACTGTCCGCCACTCCACCGTGTCTGGCTGGGGCCGCCTGGCCCAGTTTGGTCCCCCTGCCAGATTCCTCCAGCGGCTAGTGCTGCCCAGAGTCCCTCTGCAGGAGTGCCGCCTCCACACCAAGCTCAACATCACCAGGAACATGCTCTGTGCCGGACACAGGGCTGGAGGTCAGGACGCCTGTGAGGGCGACAGCGGAGGCCCTCTGGTGACGCGCTACAAGAAAACCTGGTTCCTGACGGGTGTGGTCAGCTGGGGAAAGGGGTGCGCGAATGAAAACCTGTACGGCGTCTACACCAGAGTCAGCAACTTCCTGGACTGGATCGAGGATATCATGTCCACTGGCTAA
- the LOC121177679 gene encoding coagulation factor VII-like, protein MAEGGGLEGGGKGAGLDFAPLGPQRSSTALNSELKPAMCLRVLFTLVLSFYSCQPASVFLDPDGAHGVLVRTRRFNSGWFEELQMGDLKRECVEEKCSYEEAREVFEHTETTDEFWKTYNLPDSCKSNPCLNGGSCSALGSSYSCLCLPEFSGLNCELEFLAVPNTCLLENGGCEHFCDEDEAGQRLNCSCADGYVLDVDGQSCVATGAIACGMVPVLQDENKAKQLDPRARIVGGTDCPKGECPWQVLLVYKGKGFCGGVIYKPTWILTASHCMENMDVQFLKVVAGEHNTEVNEGTEQSIQVAEIIMHENYVTRTADNDIALLRLASPIIYTTYAVPACLPTRPLAERDLWAVSLHTVSGWGRRGENGPTSVLLRRLKVPRIRTQQCVEESGVALTENMFCAGYIEGRQDSCKGDSGGPLVTQYKKTAFLLGIVSWGKGCARPGNYGIYTRVSNYIEWIHNRTATPEQPRNHTQAVLHNQTT, encoded by the exons ATGGCAGAGGGTGGAGGGTTGGAGGGTGGAGGGAAGGGGGCTGGATTAGACTTTGCACCTTTGGGTCCACAAAGAAGCAGCACAGCACTCAACTCTGAGCTGAAACCAGCGATGTGCCTGAGAGTCCTCTTCACCTTGGTCCTCAGCTTTTACAGCTGCCAGCCGGCGTCAG TCTTTCTGGATCCAGATGGAGCCCATGGCGTCCTGGTCCGGACTCGGAGGTTTAACTCGGGCTGGTTTGAGGAGCTGCAGATGGGAGACCTGAAGAGGgagtgtgtggaggaaaaatgCTCGTACGAGGAGGCGCGGGAGGTGTTCGAACATACGGAGACCACG GACGAGTTTTGGAAGACGTATAACC TCCCAGACAGCTGTAAGTCCAACCCCTGTCTGAACGGCGGCAGCTGCTCCGCCCTGGGTTCGTCCTACTCCTGCTTGTGTCTACCGGAGTTCAGCGGACTCAACTGTGAGCTCG AGTTCCTGGCTGTGCCGAACACCTGCCTGCTGGAGAACGGAGGCTGCGAACATTTCTGCGATGAAGACGAGGCAGGACAAAGGTTAAACTGCTCGTGTGCAGACGGATACGTTCTGGATGTCGACGGGCAGAGCTGCGTAGCAACAG GGGCGATAGCATGTGGCATGGTGCCCGTCCTGCAGGATGAAAACAAAGCCAAGCAACTCGACCCTCGAGCTCGGATCGTTGGAGGGACGGACTGCCCCAAAGGTGAATGCCCCTGGCAG gttTTGTTGGTGTATAAAGGCAAAGGGTTTTGTGGAGGAGTGATTTATAAACCCACGTGGATCCTCACAGCGTCTCACTGTATGGAGAACATGGACGTCCAGTTCCTGAAGGTGGTCGCAG GCGAACACAACACGGAGGTGAATGAGGGCACTGAGCAGTCTATCCAGGTGGCCGAGATCATCATGCATGAGAACTATGTGACACGAACCGCCGACAATGACATTGCCCTCCTTCGTCTGGCGTCGCCCATCATTTACACGACGTACGCCGTCCCGGCCTGTCTGCCAACGCGCCCGCTGGCCGAGCGTGACCTCTGGGCCGTCAGCCTGCACACGGTGAGCggctgggggaggaggggtgagaaCGGACCCACCTCCGTCCTCCTGCGGCGCCTGAAGGTGCCTCGGATCCGGACACAGCAGTGTGTCGAGGAGAGCGGAGTGGCGCTCACGGAGAACATGTTCTGCGCCGGATACATCGAGGGCAGACAGGACTCGTGTAAAGGTGACAGCGGCGGGCCCCTGGTGACGCAGTACAAGAAGACGGCGTTCCTGCTGGGGATCGTCAGCTGGGGGAAGGGCTGTGCCCGACCGGGCAACTACGGCATCTACACCCGGGTGTCCAACTACATCGAGTGGATTCACAACCGAACAGCGACGCCAGAGCAGCCCAGAAACCACACACAGGCTGTGCTGCACAACCAGACAACCTGA